TTCTCACTAAAGACCAGCTCGACATCTTTAACACACTGACCTCGGTGCCAGGATTGGGACCAAAATGTGCACTGAACCTGCTTTCCAAATTCACACCCGAGGAAATCACTCAGGCGATAGAGACCGAATCACTGGAAATGCTATCATCGGTTCCGAAGATCGGCAAGAAGCTGGCAAGCAAGATAATCCTTGAGCTGAAGGGTAAGATCACGCTGACTTCGAAACCAACTCAGTTTGACCAGGCCGTCAATGCCCTTTGTTCCCTTGGTCTCACGCGCATGGAAGCTGTACAAAGGGTAAAAGACCTGCCTAACGACCTGAGCCTCGAGGAACTGGTCAAGCGTGCATTGAGGACATGATATGCCGAAAATGACCACCAATCGATTATTGGAAGGCGAAGAAGTCTATGAGATAGCCTTAAGGCCCAAACGCATCAGTGAGTTCGTCGGACAGAAATCCATCATCGACAATCTGAAGGTATTCATCCAGGCCGCAAAGAAACGACGTGAACCTCTTGAACATATCTTGCTCTTCGGGCCGCCCGGTTTGGGGAAAACGACGCTGGCGCATATCATCGCGCGTGAAATGGATGCGAATATATATCCGACCTCCGGACCGATAATGGAGCGTCCCTTTGACCTTGCCGGTGTATTGAGCAATCTCAATGATACCGATGTCCTTTTTATCGACGAGGTGCATCGTATCAACAAAGCGGTAGAAGAATACTTGTATCCGGCCCTGGAGAGCTTCTGTCTCGATGTGATGCAGGACAAGGGTATCGGCGCTCAGGTGTTGCGGCTGAAACTCAACCGCTTCACTCTCATCGGTGCCACCACCCGATCGGGTCTCCTTACTTCGCCCTTGCGTTCAAGGTTCGGTATTACATTCCGTCTCGACTATTACCCGGCTGAGGATTTACGGCATATCGTGCTTCGCTCGGCACAACTTCTCGCGGTCAAGATCAAAGACAATGCCGCCATGGAAATAGCGGGCCGCTCTAGGGGCACCCCGCGCATCGCAAACCGTCTTCTGCGCAGGATCAGGGACTTTGCTCAGGTCGAAGGCAAGGAAGAGATCGACCTTCAGATCTGCGAATATGCACTGGAAAAGCTCGAAGTGGATAAACGGGGGCTCGATGAAATGGATAAAAAAATAATCCGGACGATAATTGAAAAATTCCAGGGCGGGCCGGTTGGTATCAGCAGTCTTTCCGTAGCTGTGGGCGAAGACTCCCAGACGATCGAAGAAGTCTTCGAACCTTTTCTTATAATGGAGGGGTTCATAAAGAGAACTTCAAGGGGACGCGAGGCAACCCAGCTCGCATACGAGCACTTCAACATAAAGCAGAACCACGGGTCACTCTTCAAATAGACGGTTACGGCATACGGTTTCGTACTTCGGTATCGAATCGTCGTTTGCCACCGACCAACGTGAAATGCTTCATTCCCGCTTGACTGAAACAATCAATCCGAATATAATCAGCCATGATTAAGAAGTTGTCGATGGTTGCTACCATGTTCCTCCTCGCTGCGAATATTGCATCGGCTAATCACACGCGTATGTCTGCGTTGATGGCCGGGGACTATATTGACGACATCATCCACATAGACCTGTATCCGCATCGTCTGCTTGCATACGCTAACAATCTCTATCTCGACATCGGACCAGATAATAGAGATTTCGGTGCTTTTGTCACGCCGAACGAGAAATACGGAGCCCTGGGTCTCTGGCAGAATCCGGTCGCGGAAAACGGTTTCAATATAGGCTATGCGGTCAGCCTGTACAAATTCGACCTCGGCTTCTCTTTTTCTCCGAACAAAGATAATCTCAGGCTGGGATTCGGCATCGGTCGTGATCTTTTCGACCAGAGCATCGAAGTTTCATTTCTAACTCTTGAGGGGACAGCCGAAGACCGGCACACCTTCCGCGTCCGCTATTCACGGCGCATGGGTGATTTCAATATCATACCAAGATATACGCTGGATTACGTGTCGGATCCACTGGATTACAAGAAACACAGGCTCGGCATAATGTTTCAACGGATGATCCTTAATGAAGGCTTTGTCTATGTGGGTGCCGAGTACGACTTTACGCGCGGCGATCTCGAAATCGACTCCACACATGTTCATGCCGGCGTCGAATTGAGACTGAATCGATATCTGGTACTCAGATGCGGCGTCGCCGAGCATTTCGAAGACGGTTTCGAAAATGGCACCTGGTACATCGAGCCGGGCATCGGTCTGCGGATACGCGATTTCAGTATCGACTTTCATCTTAACGAAGAAAGGCTCTTTGACAAAGAACAGACTTTTTTCAAATCCTTTGGATTGGATTTTTTCTTCGGGAGATTTTAACGGAGCATGTTACGACGGTCGGTTGCAAAAAATGATAAGATGTCGTAGTCGCGCGTCGTTGATAGCATCCGTTATGTTCCTGATGTATCATAGCCTGTTTTGATCATTGTGGCTTTGAAATTCGGGTTTGTTTAGTATTTCGATATTCGAATTTCGGATTTGATTCTGGCTATCGGTCATCGTAAACGGTCAGCCATTACGAATCGTACGGGGGTGTAGCTCAGGTGGGAGAGCGGTGCGTTTGCAACGCACAGGCCAGCGGTTCGAGTCCGCTCACCTCCATTTTCTTTCAGAAAATAGATTTAGAAGGATGTAGCCAGATACAAACAGATAGTGACCCGTTCATGCAGTGCACGTGTCTTCAAATTTCCAGATATGAAATTCGAATTTCTAAACAATTTCAAAATGTGAAAAATGAGACCGTCGGTTAGAGTCTTTTGAATACTCTCAGGAAATTGCCGGAGAAGATCTGCTGTATGTCTTTCTTCTTGTATCCTTTTGCCAGAAGCGCTTTTTCAATGCGTCTTATGCTTCCGGGTCCGGGGATCACCGGATCATTGATACCATCAAAATCGCTGCCTATGGCAGCATATTTGACTCCGTATTTTTCACACAGATAGTCGAGATGATCGACAATACCGAATTTACCCAAATGGTATTTGGAGAAATTCACCCCGACGACACCCCCGCATTCACATATAGCCTTTATGGCCGGGTCTGCAATGTTCCGCAGAAAAGAAGAGTTCAACGCCCTCACACAGGAATGAGATGCGATTACCAAGTTTTCACATATTTCACAGACGTCGAGCACGGTGCGCGTGGAAGCATGGGACATATCCAGGATCACATTGTACTTGCGCAAGTTCTTGATGTATGCGCGACCTTTCTTTGTCAGTCCTTTCCTGTCATACTCCAGCGCGGAATGAGCTAACCCGTTTGAATTATTCCAGGTCAATGTAAAAACCCTTACCCCTAATCCATAAAGCGCTTCCACCTGTTGGAAAATATTGTCGTAGATATGACCTCCCTCGACACCCAAAAGGATATTCGCTCGATGCGAGGACATTTCACTGTATGTTCTTACAGGATGCAGCTTTTTCCTACCCTTCAAATAATCAACCGTTGAGGCGAGCATGTTGACCGCTTCTATGAATGGATATTTCGACTTCGGGTACACAAAATGCGCGAATACTGCACCGGCATAACCTTGTTCATAGAGCCGCGAAGGCTTAATATGACGGGTTTTCTTATTTGTCAGATGATACGGCGTATCACAATGTAAATCAAAAACCGCTGATGGACTGAGCTTCATTTCCCTGCCTTCTCCTTGACCAGCATGTCAAATACCGTACCGTCGGGTTTTATTACCTGCAACGTCATTCTTATCCCGTGTATCTGAACCAAACAAAAATGATATGCTGCTTCGCCACACGCAAGCCAATCACGATCTTCGACGTCATAAAGGACAGCGCTGCCGCCGCCGCTGATCACATATATCACTCCATTGATCTCCTCAGTACGTTGATAA
This portion of the candidate division WOR-3 bacterium genome encodes:
- the ruvA gene encoding Holliday junction branch migration protein RuvA, which gives rise to MIGRIRGKVIEKNPPYFTVDVSGIGFIVQGPFSIFDKIIENEEINIYTKCLFKEEEAFVYGFLTKDQLDIFNTLTSVPGLGPKCALNLLSKFTPEEITQAIETESLEMLSSVPKIGKKLASKIILELKGKITLTSKPTQFDQAVNALCSLGLTRMEAVQRVKDLPNDLSLEELVKRALRT
- the ruvB gene encoding Holliday junction branch migration DNA helicase RuvB yields the protein MPKMTTNRLLEGEEVYEIALRPKRISEFVGQKSIIDNLKVFIQAAKKRREPLEHILLFGPPGLGKTTLAHIIAREMDANIYPTSGPIMERPFDLAGVLSNLNDTDVLFIDEVHRINKAVEEYLYPALESFCLDVMQDKGIGAQVLRLKLNRFTLIGATTRSGLLTSPLRSRFGITFRLDYYPAEDLRHIVLRSAQLLAVKIKDNAAMEIAGRSRGTPRIANRLLRRIRDFAQVEGKEEIDLQICEYALEKLEVDKRGLDEMDKKIIRTIIEKFQGGPVGISSLSVAVGEDSQTIEEVFEPFLIMEGFIKRTSRGREATQLAYEHFNIKQNHGSLFK
- a CDS encoding dipeptidase, with translation MKLSPSAVFDLHCDTPYHLTNKKTRHIKPSRLYEQGYAGAVFAHFVYPKSKYPFIEAVNMLASTVDYLKGRKKLHPVRTYSEMSSHRANILLGVEGGHIYDNIFQQVEALYGLGVRVFTLTWNNSNGLAHSALEYDRKGLTKKGRAYIKNLRKYNVILDMSHASTRTVLDVCEICENLVIASHSCVRALNSSFLRNIADPAIKAICECGGVVGVNFSKYHLGKFGIVDHLDYLCEKYGVKYAAIGSDFDGINDPVIPGPGSIRRIEKALLAKGYKKKDIQQIFSGNFLRVFKRL